Proteins from one Hyperolius riggenbachi isolate aHypRig1 chromosome 4, aHypRig1.pri, whole genome shotgun sequence genomic window:
- the LOC137570664 gene encoding collagen alpha-1(IX) chain-like: MGAPGPVGLPGPPGPPGKTGIKGLDGEDGPEGFYGEPGDPGAQGQTGQLGEKGDKGPKGYGLVGFEGDPGPRGERGKQGLGFDGDPGLMGPRGHRGQLGLRGYTGVRGPPGPCITAGCGANESTRESTEDTDS; the protein is encoded by the exons ATGGGGGCCCCAGGACCTGTGGGGCTGCCAGGACCACCAGGACCACCA GGTAAAACCGGAATTAAAGGTCTAGATGGAGAAGATGGCCCAGAAGGATTTTATGGTGAACCTGGAGATCCAGGAGCACAAGGGCAAACAG GTCAGCTTGGTGAGAAAGGAGACAAAGGTCCAAAGGGATATGGACTTGTTGGATTTGAAGGTGACCCAGGGCCAAGAG gTGAAAGAGGAAAACAAGGACTTGGATTTGACGGAGATCCTGGTCTAATGGGTCCTCGTGGGCACAGAGGACAACTTGGGCTCAGAGGTTATACAGGAGTAAGAGGACCACCAGGGCCATGTATAACAGCTGGTTGTGGAGCTAATGAGTCTACAAGGGAGTCCACAGAAGACACAGATTCATAG